A DNA window from uncultured Methanoregula sp. contains the following coding sequences:
- a CDS encoding geranylgeranylglycerol-phosphate geranylgeranyltransferase gives MSLHGYFTILRPVNAFAAGIAAIVAYLIATGTVIPAVLLLFLVVFLVTGAGNVINDYYDAEIDALNRSDRPIPSGQVSRPAAFWYANLLFLAGILVCLLTSPLCIVIAVFNSVLLVAYAARLKATPFFGNIAVAYLSGSMFLFGGALAGLAGFYHMIPIALVTFFAMMVRELLKDAEDVEGDAACGASTLPIRIGIRKTSRIAFVFIALAVITSLLPYAWWGIWYIAGILVVDAILILAAARALPCDTPACMRESKATSLLKYGMFASLVVFTLSAIFLG, from the coding sequence ATGAGCCTGCATGGATATTTCACCATCCTCCGCCCGGTAAATGCCTTTGCTGCCGGCATTGCAGCCATAGTTGCCTACCTGATCGCAACCGGGACGGTCATCCCTGCGGTTCTCCTGCTCTTCTTGGTTGTTTTCCTTGTCACCGGTGCGGGGAACGTGATCAATGATTATTACGATGCCGAGATCGATGCCCTCAACCGGAGCGACCGGCCCATCCCCTCCGGGCAGGTTTCCCGGCCGGCTGCATTCTGGTACGCCAATCTGCTCTTCCTTGCCGGTATCCTGGTCTGCCTTTTGACAAGTCCCCTCTGTATCGTCATTGCAGTCTTCAATTCCGTCCTGCTCGTGGCCTATGCCGCCCGGCTGAAGGCAACCCCGTTTTTCGGGAACATCGCAGTTGCCTATCTTTCCGGAAGCATGTTCCTCTTTGGCGGAGCATTAGCGGGTCTGGCCGGTTTTTACCACATGATCCCGATAGCCCTTGTGACGTTCTTTGCCATGATGGTCCGGGAGCTCTTAAAAGATGCCGAGGATGTGGAAGGGGACGCAGCCTGCGGCGCTTCCACCCTCCCCATCCGGATCGGGATCCGGAAAACCTCCCGGATTGCGTTTGTCTTTATCGCTCTCGCTGTCATCACGAGCCTGCTGCCCTATGCCTGGTGGGGCATCTGGTACATAGCGGGGATCCTCGTTGTCGATGCCATCCTCATTCTTGCCGCGGCACGAGCCCTCCCGTGCGATACCCCCGCCTGCATGCGGGAGTCAAAGGCCACATCCCTTTTGAAGTACGGGATGTTTGCATCCCTCGTTGTC
- a CDS encoding tRNA (guanine(10)-N(2))-dimethyltransferase, with amino-acid sequence MDVQESKEGSTTFFVPVQDDTTQFPPGSAPIFFNRKMEINRDITILLLTHLQPSDYLDAMGATGIRGMRVANECKIPTTINDRDPAAVDLIRQNIDRTHLPITVTGRDVNALLSEQSFDCVDLDPFGTPAWIIDAAIRGCRRYLFVTATDTAPLCGAHLKAGIRRYGALPRNTEYHSEVGLRILLGFVVRETVKYDRGIEPVFCYAREHFVRLHLRILRGAEAADQSIRNLGFVLQCPSCPYREEQQGRFPRTTVCPHCGEELQPIGPLWLGSIRREGVADELSALAESRELGSKKDIRKLLDVCRDELPTSSFYDYHVLAKRLACSPPDINTVLEKIRAAGYPATRTHFSGYGIKTEAPLPVILDAISARQ; translated from the coding sequence ATGGATGTACAGGAGTCAAAAGAAGGAAGCACAACGTTCTTTGTCCCGGTCCAGGACGATACAACGCAGTTTCCACCGGGATCGGCCCCGATCTTCTTCAACCGGAAGATGGAGATCAACCGGGATATAACGATCCTGCTTCTGACCCACCTCCAGCCCTCCGATTACCTCGATGCCATGGGTGCAACCGGGATCCGGGGCATGCGGGTTGCCAATGAATGCAAAATCCCTACCACCATCAATGATCGTGACCCGGCTGCCGTGGACCTGATCCGGCAGAACATCGATAGGACGCACCTGCCCATAACCGTCACCGGGCGGGACGTAAACGCACTCCTCTCGGAGCAGTCGTTCGATTGTGTGGATCTCGACCCGTTCGGCACTCCTGCCTGGATCATCGATGCTGCGATCCGGGGATGCCGCAGGTACCTCTTCGTCACCGCAACCGACACCGCACCGCTCTGCGGGGCGCACCTGAAAGCCGGGATCCGGCGGTACGGGGCCCTGCCGAGGAACACGGAATATCACAGCGAGGTCGGCCTCCGCATCCTCCTCGGTTTTGTTGTCCGCGAGACCGTGAAATACGACCGGGGGATCGAACCGGTCTTCTGTTATGCCCGGGAACATTTCGTCAGGCTCCATCTCCGGATTCTCAGGGGGGCGGAAGCTGCCGACCAGTCCATCAGAAACCTCGGCTTTGTCCTCCAGTGCCCGTCCTGCCCGTACCGGGAGGAACAGCAGGGACGGTTCCCGAGAACAACGGTCTGTCCCCACTGCGGCGAAGAGCTCCAGCCCATAGGGCCGCTCTGGCTGGGCAGTATCCGGAGAGAGGGGGTTGCAGACGAGCTCAGCGCTCTTGCAGAAAGCCGGGAACTGGGCTCCAAAAAAGATATCAGAAAACTTCTCGACGTCTGCCGGGACGAACTGCCCACGTCAAGTTTCTACGATTACCATGTGCTGGCAAAACGGCTTGCCTGTTCGCCGCCGGATATCAACACGGTTCTTGAAAAGATCCGGGCAGCGGGATACCCGGCAACCCGCACCCATTTCTCCGGGTACGGGATCAAGACCGAAGCCCCGCTGCCGGTCATCCTTGACGCAATCAGCGCTCGGCAATAA
- a CDS encoding PAS domain S-box protein, with product MISVLYVDDEADLLEIAKLFLEQAPDFLVDTSLSAAEALQVLEKKEYDAIISDYQMPEMDGIGFLQTLRGRGETIPFIIFTGRGREEVIIEALNSGVDFYLQKGGDPTSQFAELKNIIIKSVRQKRAEDFQRQSEKRMAEILNHLPEATFAINHESRVIAWNMAIEEMTDVKAADILEKGDSIYAVPFYGTKRPMLIDLIDADDARLAELGYEDIRREGSALIAQTTRARPQGKEMVLWIKATPFYDENGRRAGAIETMRDTTAERAAIRALRESETKYRSILENIQDVYYRSDTDGNLILASPSIAPLLGYDSASDLIGKNIALTTYFHPEQRNEFLAEINRTGSVTNFEVTLKTRDGKAVPVITSSHKYFDADGNFQGIEGIFKDVTVQTKTLDELRAAYEQITAAEEEMRAQYEELRFGQDALRKSEQKLQGIVNGSPIPQFVIDRDHKVISWNRALEVYSGVKAEEVVGTSQQWRAFYPSERPCMADLLVNGTVEKIPQWYQGKYSESRYIEGAYEATDFFPHMGPKGTWLYFTAAPIHDEQGQVIGAVETLEDVSGVKANETAVREREQQYRALFYENYSVSLLIDPESGLIVDANTAACEYYGYPLEKLTSMGIYDINRLPRAKVLQDLQVAKSKKEKHFFTTHYLAGGEDRNVEIYSGPITVAGRPLFYSVIHDITDRRRAEVALHESESRLSAIIQGSPIPQFVIDQDHHIIQWNRALEKYSGILARDVAGTNQQWRAFYEEERPCMADLLLDGKIEEIPVWYSDKYIRSALIDGGYEATDFFPHMGPEGTWLHFTAALIRDAGGAVIGAVETLNDITELKNTEKNLRASEEKYRTILNNIQDTYYRSDRDGNLVMISPSGARLLGYDSPDEILGWNIAEKMYANPSERARLLETIQETGSVKDYIANLRRKDGSVVTVSTNSQVYSDAEGTVQGIEGIIRDITERRRQEESLKASENLYRSIFENTGAATIIIAPDTKILLANSTWENLTGVRKEEQENLRSWTDFIYPEDVERMKQYHYARRKDPSLAPRRYEARLIDASNAVHECIVYVDVIAGSSNSVASLVDISDLKHAEEALQQINKKLNLMSSITRHDIINQVTAVSGYLELLKQRIPGEKEQEFIQQAETAARNIERQITFTGMYQDIGVNSPKWQQVADIVRDAASQLPLGSVILETDLDAIEIYADPLLIKVFYNLIENALRYGEKITRIRFSYRETEEDLVIVCEDDGVGVPENDKDRIFDRGFGRHTGFGLFLAREILSITGLTIRETGVPQQGARFEIHVRKSGYRMVSRA from the coding sequence ATGATCTCGGTCCTGTACGTTGATGACGAGGCAGACCTTCTCGAGATCGCCAAGCTGTTCCTGGAACAGGCACCGGATTTTCTGGTAGATACCTCCCTTTCTGCAGCCGAGGCTCTCCAGGTTCTGGAGAAAAAAGAGTACGATGCCATCATATCCGACTACCAGATGCCGGAGATGGATGGCATCGGTTTTCTGCAGACCCTCCGGGGGAGAGGAGAGACGATCCCGTTCATCATCTTCACCGGACGGGGCAGGGAAGAGGTTATCATCGAGGCGCTCAACAGCGGCGTGGATTTCTATCTCCAGAAAGGAGGGGATCCGACATCGCAGTTTGCCGAGCTGAAAAATATCATCATCAAATCGGTCCGGCAGAAGCGGGCAGAGGATTTCCAGCGCCAGTCCGAGAAGAGGATGGCAGAGATCCTCAACCACCTTCCCGAAGCGACCTTTGCCATCAACCATGAGAGCCGGGTCATTGCATGGAACATGGCAATAGAAGAGATGACCGATGTCAAAGCGGCAGATATCCTGGAGAAAGGCGACTCTATCTATGCGGTTCCGTTTTACGGCACAAAAAGGCCCATGCTCATCGATCTGATCGATGCGGACGATGCCAGGCTTGCAGAACTGGGATATGAAGATATCCGGCGCGAGGGATCGGCCCTGATTGCCCAGACCACCCGGGCCCGCCCGCAGGGAAAAGAGATGGTCCTCTGGATCAAAGCCACGCCGTTCTATGACGAAAACGGCCGGCGGGCTGGCGCCATCGAGACGATGAGGGATACCACTGCCGAGAGAGCCGCAATCCGGGCACTCCGGGAGAGCGAGACCAAATACCGGAGCATCCTGGAGAACATCCAGGATGTATACTACCGGAGCGATACGGACGGCAACCTCATCCTTGCCAGCCCCTCCATTGCACCCCTGCTGGGATATGATTCGGCATCCGACCTTATCGGCAAGAACATCGCACTCACCACCTACTTCCATCCAGAGCAGCGAAACGAATTCCTTGCCGAGATCAACCGGACAGGATCAGTAACGAACTTTGAAGTGACCCTGAAGACAAGGGACGGGAAAGCGGTACCGGTCATAACAAGCAGCCACAAATATTTTGACGCTGACGGCAATTTCCAGGGAATCGAAGGGATCTTCAAGGATGTCACGGTACAGACAAAGACCCTTGACGAACTGAGGGCTGCCTACGAACAGATCACTGCCGCAGAAGAGGAGATGCGGGCGCAGTACGAGGAGCTCAGGTTCGGGCAGGATGCCCTGCGCAAGAGCGAGCAAAAACTGCAGGGCATTGTCAATGGATCTCCCATCCCGCAGTTCGTTATCGACAGGGACCACAAGGTCATCAGCTGGAACCGGGCACTCGAAGTGTACAGTGGGGTGAAAGCGGAAGAGGTTGTCGGCACCAGCCAGCAGTGGCGGGCGTTTTACCCATCCGAACGCCCCTGTATGGCAGATCTCCTGGTGAACGGTACAGTGGAGAAGATCCCGCAGTGGTACCAAGGAAAATACAGCGAGTCGAGGTATATCGAGGGGGCGTACGAGGCCACCGACTTCTTCCCGCATATGGGACCAAAGGGAACCTGGCTCTACTTCACCGCTGCACCGATACACGATGAGCAGGGGCAGGTTATCGGTGCTGTCGAGACGCTCGAAGATGTTTCCGGGGTGAAAGCCAACGAAACCGCAGTCCGGGAACGCGAGCAACAGTACCGGGCCCTGTTCTACGAGAACTATTCTGTGTCCCTGCTCATCGACCCGGAATCGGGGCTGATCGTTGACGCCAACACGGCGGCCTGTGAATATTACGGTTATCCCCTCGAAAAACTGACATCGATGGGAATTTACGATATCAACCGGCTTCCGAGAGCAAAAGTCCTTCAGGATCTCCAGGTTGCAAAGAGCAAAAAAGAGAAGCACTTTTTCACCACCCATTATCTGGCAGGCGGCGAAGACCGGAATGTTGAGATCTATTCCGGCCCGATAACGGTTGCGGGAAGGCCGCTCTTCTATTCGGTGATCCATGACATCACCGACCGGAGGCGGGCCGAAGTGGCTCTCCACGAGAGCGAGAGCCGGCTGAGCGCCATAATACAGGGATCGCCGATTCCCCAGTTCGTTATTGACCAAGACCACCACATCATACAGTGGAACAGGGCCCTGGAAAAGTACAGCGGAATTCTCGCCAGGGATGTAGCGGGGACAAACCAGCAGTGGAGGGCTTTTTACGAAGAGGAGCGTCCCTGTATGGCCGACCTTCTTCTTGACGGGAAGATTGAGGAGATCCCGGTATGGTACTCCGATAAATATATCCGGTCGGCACTCATTGACGGGGGATACGAAGCAACCGATTTCTTCCCCCACATGGGACCTGAGGGGACCTGGCTTCATTTCACTGCAGCCCTCATCCGGGATGCGGGGGGAGCCGTCATCGGTGCAGTTGAGACCCTGAATGATATTACCGAGCTGAAGAACACGGAAAAGAATCTCCGGGCAAGCGAAGAGAAATACCGCACAATCCTGAATAACATCCAGGATACGTACTATCGTTCTGACCGTGACGGGAACCTTGTCATGATAAGTCCCTCGGGGGCAAGATTGCTGGGATATGATTCCCCGGACGAGATCCTGGGATGGAACATTGCAGAGAAGATGTATGCAAACCCGTCGGAACGGGCCAGACTGCTCGAAACCATACAAGAGACCGGGTCCGTGAAGGATTATATCGCGAACCTCAGACGAAAAGACGGTTCCGTTGTCACGGTATCCACCAACAGCCAGGTCTATTCGGATGCTGAAGGTACTGTCCAGGGGATTGAAGGCATTATCCGGGACATCACGGAGCGCCGGCGCCAGGAGGAATCCCTGAAAGCATCTGAAAATCTCTACCGGTCCATTTTCGAGAACACCGGGGCGGCAACCATCATCATTGCACCCGACACCAAGATCCTCCTTGCCAACAGCACCTGGGAGAATCTCACCGGGGTCAGAAAGGAGGAGCAGGAGAACCTGAGGAGCTGGACCGATTTCATTTATCCCGAGGACGTGGAACGGATGAAGCAGTACCACTATGCCCGGCGGAAAGATCCTTCCCTTGCTCCCCGGCGCTACGAGGCCCGGCTCATCGATGCATCGAACGCGGTTCATGAATGCATAGTCTATGTGGACGTGATTGCCGGTTCTTCGAACAGCGTTGCATCCCTTGTCGATATTTCAGATCTGAAACATGCCGAGGAAGCCCTCCAACAGATCAACAAGAAGCTCAACCTGATGAGCAGCATAACGCGCCACGATATCATCAACCAGGTCACCGCAGTGTCCGGGTACCTGGAACTCTTAAAACAAAGGATACCGGGCGAGAAGGAACAGGAGTTCATCCAGCAGGCGGAAACTGCTGCACGGAACATCGAGCGCCAGATCACGTTCACCGGCATGTACCAGGATATCGGGGTGAACAGCCCCAAGTGGCAGCAGGTAGCAGATATCGTCAGGGATGCCGCAAGCCAGTTGCCGCTGGGCAGCGTAATACTCGAAACGGACCTTGACGCAATTGAGATCTACGCAGATCCGCTGCTCATTAAAGTCTTTTACAACCTGATCGAGAACGCTCTCAGGTATGGCGAGAAGATCACCAGGATCCGGTTCTCGTACCGGGAGACCGAAGAAGATCTGGTCATTGTCTGCGAGGACGATGGCGTCGGGGTTCCTGAAAACGACAAGGATCGCATATTTGACCGGGGGTTCGGCCGGCACACCGGCTTTGGGCTCTTCCTTGCCCGGGAGATCCTCTCCATCACCGGCCTCACCATCCGGGAGACCGGGGTGCCGCAGCAGGGGGCCCGGTTCGAGATCCATGTCAGGAAGAGCGGTTACCGCATGGTATCCCGGGCATGA
- a CDS encoding PGF-pre-PGF domain-containing protein — translation MPVTAGTIHMPDPGKTTILLSPSGQYSALFGGTPGIRENLPAVFRYDDREGVWMADNYGQETRIRVMGSGTVILSARSGSFGMQLAGITRGNRADMAEPGRVSVSSNLLESRRADYTEWYLNRDEGIEQGLTLRTRPGGTGPFRVVYALSGNLTPSLDGPALLLGNTKGPVFACSGLAVTDALGRALPVRQILSENTLVWEIDDDGAMYPVTIDPTISQVAILKASDGNFKDYFGTSLALSGDTAIIGAPYADAGGTNKGQAYIYSRNQGGTDQWGQVKILQASDGANNDCFGESVAIDGNTAVVGSICAAPTHTGEAYIFYRNQGGADNWGEVKILTASDASTDANFGESVGVSGDTAVVGAYLADASGAYQNQGQAYVFYRNLGGADNWGQVAILNATDRKTFAQFGRSIAIAGSTVIVGADNATVGANDGQGEAYIFSRNQGGADQWGQVRILAASDGEAGDQLGSSVALDGDTAVIGAMNSTAGGYLYAGKAYIRSKNQGGADTWGEVKILTASDGGSSAFGYGVAITGSRVMVGAPWAGSETADTGKAYLFSRDLGGTNNWGEEQTLQATDRHEWDNFGRAVAANGSTVVSGAYNATVSGTVGQGKAYVFTNVITPTPTPGPQPNGGSDDGPAPARREQRAPVQKPSSTVSVQVGQIGKTPVIRVEVTGIELRDLIVTAQEADGPGTGMHPPPGIVYEYVDLSPARFIEITDAKILFVVPLAWITEHQLAPEDIVLYHSNGKDWEALPTMLTAIKEGEAYYTAEGSGFSRFAITGQVNLTGSAGNVTPAATTPAYRAPVQTSGSMTPVPGTPVITATTAVPAMQPASEGFPSAILLIVGGAIVILVAAVLIRRWIIRRQNPALFEKYD, via the coding sequence ATGCCTGTCACCGCAGGGACGATCCATATGCCGGATCCCGGAAAAACCACCATCCTTTTGTCTCCTTCCGGGCAGTACTCCGCTCTTTTTGGGGGGACACCCGGCATCAGGGAGAATCTCCCTGCCGTATTCCGGTATGATGATCGGGAGGGCGTATGGATGGCTGACAATTACGGCCAGGAAACCCGTATCCGGGTAATGGGATCCGGAACAGTGATACTATCCGCCAGGAGCGGGTCATTCGGGATGCAGCTTGCCGGCATAACTCGTGGCAACCGTGCGGATATGGCGGAACCCGGCAGGGTGAGCGTGAGCAGCAACCTGCTGGAAAGCCGGCGGGCGGACTACACGGAATGGTACCTGAACCGCGATGAGGGTATCGAGCAGGGGCTTACCCTGAGGACGCGTCCTGGCGGAACAGGGCCGTTCCGGGTGGTATACGCCCTGTCGGGCAACCTCACGCCATCCCTTGACGGGCCGGCTCTTCTGTTGGGAAACACGAAAGGCCCGGTATTTGCCTGCTCGGGCCTTGCCGTGACGGATGCGCTTGGCAGGGCTCTTCCGGTCCGGCAGATCCTGTCGGAAAACACTCTCGTGTGGGAGATCGATGATGATGGAGCAATGTACCCGGTCACCATTGATCCCACGATCTCGCAGGTAGCCATCCTGAAGGCATCGGACGGGAATTTCAAGGATTATTTCGGCACATCGCTGGCCCTCAGCGGGGATACCGCGATAATCGGGGCTCCCTATGCCGACGCTGGTGGCACAAACAAAGGACAGGCATACATTTACTCCAGGAACCAGGGCGGGACTGACCAGTGGGGCCAGGTAAAGATCCTCCAGGCCTCCGATGGGGCGAATAACGACTGTTTCGGCGAGTCCGTGGCCATTGACGGGAACACGGCCGTCGTGGGCTCTATATGTGCAGCCCCAACCCATACGGGCGAGGCGTATATCTTTTACCGAAACCAGGGCGGTGCGGACAACTGGGGTGAGGTGAAGATCCTCACTGCCTCGGATGCTTCGACCGATGCCAATTTCGGCGAATCCGTGGGAGTGAGCGGTGATACTGCCGTTGTCGGGGCTTATCTGGCCGATGCCAGCGGGGCATACCAGAACCAGGGGCAGGCGTACGTCTTTTACCGGAATCTGGGCGGAGCAGATAACTGGGGCCAGGTGGCAATTCTCAATGCAACCGACCGGAAAACATTCGCCCAGTTCGGAAGATCGATAGCAATTGCCGGTTCAACGGTAATCGTCGGGGCGGATAATGCAACGGTTGGTGCGAACGATGGCCAGGGTGAAGCCTATATCTTCTCCCGCAACCAGGGAGGGGCCGACCAGTGGGGGCAGGTCCGGATTCTCGCAGCATCCGACGGTGAAGCCGGGGACCAGCTAGGCTCCTCGGTAGCACTGGATGGGGATACCGCGGTCATCGGTGCCATGAACAGTACCGCGGGCGGGTATCTCTATGCGGGCAAGGCGTACATCCGCTCGAAGAACCAGGGCGGTGCGGACACCTGGGGCGAAGTGAAGATCCTGACGGCTTCCGACGGAGGCTCCAGTGCATTCGGGTACGGTGTGGCGATCACCGGAAGCAGGGTCATGGTCGGGGCGCCGTGGGCTGGGTCAGAGACCGCAGACACCGGCAAAGCGTACCTCTTCTCCCGGGATCTCGGTGGTACCAACAACTGGGGTGAAGAGCAGACACTCCAGGCGACAGATCGGCACGAGTGGGACAACTTCGGGCGGGCCGTTGCAGCGAACGGGAGTACCGTTGTCAGCGGTGCTTACAATGCCACGGTCTCCGGTACGGTGGGGCAGGGTAAGGCATACGTTTTTACGAATGTGATCACCCCAACACCGACACCGGGTCCTCAGCCCAATGGCGGATCCGACGACGGACCCGCTCCCGCCCGGCGCGAGCAGAGGGCCCCGGTCCAGAAACCCTCCTCAACGGTCTCTGTCCAGGTCGGCCAGATCGGGAAGACCCCGGTTATCCGGGTTGAGGTGACGGGGATCGAGCTCCGCGACCTGATCGTGACCGCACAAGAAGCGGACGGCCCCGGCACCGGTATGCACCCGCCGCCGGGAATCGTGTACGAATATGTGGATCTCTCGCCGGCCCGTTTCATCGAGATAACCGATGCGAAGATCCTCTTTGTTGTGCCGCTGGCATGGATCACGGAACACCAGCTCGCACCTGAAGATATTGTCCTGTACCACAGCAACGGCAAGGACTGGGAAGCACTTCCCACGATGCTTACGGCAATAAAGGAGGGCGAAGCCTATTATACGGCAGAAGGATCAGGATTCTCCCGGTTTGCCATCACCGGACAGGTCAATCTCACCGGAAGTGCGGGCAACGTGACACCTGCCGCCACGACCCCTGCATACCGGGCTCCTGTCCAGACCTCCGGCAGCATGACACCCGTACCGGGAACACCAGTCATCACCGCAACAACAGCAGTTCCCGCCATGCAGCCGGCATCTGAAGGATTCCCGTCCGCTATCCTGTTGATTGTCGGTGGTGCGATCGTCATCCTTGTTGCCGCGGTTCTGATCCGGCGATGGATAATCCGCCGTCAGAATCCGGCCTTGTTCGAGAAATATGACTGA
- a CDS encoding GTP-binding protein: MSSLEEQIKELEDELVKTPYNKATSKHIGRVKAKIARLKDDAVNRAMKAGGGGEGYSVKKSGDATAVLVGFPSTGKSTLLNKLTGTESAVGAYAFTTLTVVPGALEHKGAKIQLLDIPGLIAGAAMGKGRGKEVIAVVRGADIVIILVDVFNERHFDVLIKELYDAGIRINVPRPDITIKKSSHGGIRLNAVGTLDLDIEEVRSILAESKMMNADILIRGNATQDDLIDAVQGNRVYIPAFIAVNKVDLVDKERYLEIEHDIAERFGSPPLMISAAAGYHLEETKDAIYDCLGFIRVYLKPHGGEADLEEPLIIRRGSTVEDVCTKLHRDFVQKFRYARIWGKSVKHPGQRVGLTHQLIDSDLLTIIAER, encoded by the coding sequence ATGAGTAGTCTTGAGGAACAGATCAAGGAGCTTGAGGACGAGTTAGTCAAGACTCCCTACAACAAGGCTACCTCGAAGCATATCGGGCGGGTCAAGGCCAAGATAGCCCGGCTCAAGGATGATGCCGTCAACCGGGCCATGAAGGCCGGGGGCGGCGGGGAAGGGTACTCGGTCAAGAAGTCCGGGGATGCAACGGCTGTTCTTGTGGGGTTCCCGTCAACCGGTAAGAGCACCCTCCTCAACAAGCTGACCGGTACAGAGAGTGCGGTTGGTGCCTATGCCTTCACCACGCTCACGGTCGTGCCCGGAGCTCTTGAACACAAGGGAGCCAAGATCCAGCTCCTCGATATCCCGGGGCTCATCGCCGGTGCGGCCATGGGCAAGGGCCGGGGCAAGGAAGTAATCGCCGTGGTCCGGGGGGCCGATATCGTCATCATTCTCGTGGATGTCTTCAACGAGCGGCACTTCGACGTGCTCATCAAGGAGCTCTACGATGCCGGTATCCGGATCAATGTCCCGAGGCCGGACATCACCATCAAGAAATCCTCCCACGGGGGTATCCGGCTCAACGCGGTCGGCACGCTGGATCTCGATATCGAGGAAGTGCGGTCGATCCTTGCCGAGAGCAAGATGATGAACGCCGATATCCTGATCCGCGGCAATGCCACGCAGGACGATCTCATCGATGCCGTCCAGGGCAACCGGGTCTACATCCCTGCATTTATTGCCGTCAACAAGGTCGATCTCGTGGACAAGGAACGGTACCTGGAGATCGAGCATGATATTGCCGAGCGGTTCGGGAGCCCGCCCCTGATGATCTCCGCTGCAGCCGGGTACCATCTCGAAGAGACGAAGGATGCCATCTACGACTGCCTGGGGTTCATCCGGGTCTACTTGAAACCCCACGGTGGTGAAGCTGATCTTGAGGAGCCGCTGATCATCCGGAGGGGCAGCACGGTTGAGGATGTCTGCACCAAGCTCCACCGGGACTTTGTCCAGAAATTCCGGTATGCCCGGATCTGGGGAAAATCCGTCAAGCACCCGGGCCAGCGCGTAGGGCTGACCCACCAGCTCATTGATTCGGATCTTTTAACGATTATTGCCGAGCGCTGA